In Pseudanabaena galeata CCNP1313, one genomic interval encodes:
- a CDS encoding DUF29 domain-containing protein has protein sequence MTQAISPPQSISKDIYDRDLHLWLETAIAQLKAGDLENLDVENLIEELEGLAGRDRKELDSRLITLLEHILKRCYVNLPDCFKGWQNTILTQRDELSLLLEQSPSLRRYFSDRFDRSFQAALRRVDDGYPSCQFPKTWQFERDVDALLSVKFWEL, from the coding sequence ATGACTCAAGCAATTTCACCACCACAATCAATAAGCAAGGATATATACGATCGCGATTTGCATTTGTGGTTAGAGACAGCGATCGCCCAGTTAAAGGCGGGTGATTTAGAGAATTTGGATGTAGAAAATTTGATTGAGGAGTTAGAGGGTTTGGCAGGACGCGATCGCAAAGAATTAGATAGCAGATTAATTACTTTGCTAGAACATATCCTCAAACGCTGCTATGTCAATCTGCCTGATTGTTTTAAGGGTTGGCAAAATACGATTCTCACGCAAAGGGATGAACTCAGCTTGCTACTGGAACAATCACCAAGTTTGCGCCGCTATTTTAGCGATCGCTTTGATCGCAGTTTTCAGGCAGCTTTACGCAGGGTCGATGATGGCTATCCTAGCTGTCAATTTCCTAAAACATGGCAATTTGAGCGCGATGTCGATGCATTGTTGAGCGTCAAGTTTTGGGAATTGTAA
- a CDS encoding DUF559 domain-containing protein, whose amino-acid sequence MTYLSPTTKAQLSKTIRNLRDRLITDLHNAVESTYLMGVNLEQVQLDEERHCKRERLEKYLEELVKGDLAVYKGKQSAKLKQELRDRHRQDLEKLAAATWLNRLAVIKNLEAMGLLKPKLVTGGWQSAAFKEFRDYAPEFLQEEDQGYGLLLRLVFDELAIDLSGLFGRGGLNGYIELIPMPALTLRYLVEELDKVEADAWRDDTTLGWIYQYWNDPERESIDQKMNDGGKVEPHEIASKTQMFTERYMVEWLLQNSLNNQWLDICGLNGWIAEAVSDRTLENLEARRQVWRQRREAGEVALDELMAIENEQEQRWKYWVKPPSPPAPLPSRERGENSLTPPSPLMGEGGRGDEGLPNTKEYWEIPPHLKAKMVEVARQFRKEPTASENLLWQALRSRQIEGRKFRRQQPIGVFVVDFYCATERLVIEVDGLIHESQQENDRQRQELLESLGLRFVRVSSQLIEEDLAEAINIVRQAIVSPSSPLPPSPRTGEGGARVEKKADLSVSSLAPLSLNGRGAGGEGLSLRHLKLIDPACGSGHFLVIAFDLLFAFYQEESRHRGKVWTDAEIANSILENNLYGIDIDARAVQMAAAALWLKAKGLCKDAAPRQINLVAANLNLANLPKDDPELLNFYDEVRSATGIPPKLTMQIVEALKGADVWGSLLKVDGAVTQAIADYEAQINQPLQLSILPSSPLPPSPKEGEGGERSLAPLSRSEAQGREDLSSLSLAPLSRSGRGAGGEGKFNATQAQSSILEALERFLQQRSQSDDLGVRLWGEQLAAGVRFVRMVREGQYDLVIGNPPYQGTSKMADAGHLSKHYPKGKADLYAAFLQRGLELAKDGGFSALLTMRNWMFISQYSAIREFLIESYDLRLLGDLETGAFEGISGQVVSVSMTIFRKSKPSDRLSIAIQPKTSQISESSQQTPNKRAALLAQVGRYEFKTQNFNVIKEKPLIYWWDDAFLKRYAETPKIEEVSPGRAAQSTGDNTRFVRSPWESEFIQFSFCKDLWKEYPSKNTWHPFINGASGLAWIEPLRFLVNWKYKALEIKLLKSTQTNREAFILSSEKYFYGKGIAFAMIGQSFLSRIHRYPSILGNKGSSIYSDNPSSLVCLMNSQLGKQILQSLNPGVGFEVGDVNRLPLFPIESADEIFRELEKAFSEHEAGRETSVEFISPRPSPWRTAQTWAQTAVDRPAGTPLPPYHPEYDPPTAQDFISYAVGLALGRFGRPSSPQPPSPRTGEGGAREFAPLSLNGRGAGGEGGSLKSPSSPQPPSPRTGEGGEDLSSKSLAPLSLNGRGAGGEGLPILYLSAYSQDLPEIGDRLTHPAAAPIHHAWTEHGSQITKKTLREWLRQDYFKEDHLKRYDQRPIYFPISSTKKNFVAIIPIHQWTDNTLQTLLADHLLPDQNHLIGEINDLMAARNQPDTKAIATAEKRYSELCKLQEELQDLINKVQAIAERGAPPTKSSDPRREVDATFKMDLDDGVMINSAALWTLLEPQWNKPKTWWSELSTAQNKKDYDWAHLAARYFPSRVDAKCQKDPSLAVAHSVFWKYHPAKAYEWELRLQDEIAPDFHIAEPDSQSLRDAFIRDNPELVLDLRQKEQKRRDRKKNKEEDQMAFELQEE is encoded by the coding sequence ATGACCTACCTCTCTCCTACAACTAAAGCTCAACTCTCCAAAACCATTCGCAATTTGCGCGATCGCCTGATTACTGACCTACACAACGCCGTTGAGTCCACATACTTGATGGGCGTAAACCTAGAACAGGTGCAGCTAGATGAGGAGCGTCATTGTAAGCGGGAGCGATTAGAGAAATATTTAGAAGAATTGGTGAAGGGGGATCTTGCGGTTTATAAGGGCAAGCAATCAGCGAAATTAAAGCAGGAATTGCGCGATCGCCATCGGCAGGATCTCGAAAAACTGGCGGCGGCGACTTGGCTGAATCGGTTGGCGGTGATTAAGAATTTAGAGGCGATGGGGTTGCTGAAGCCGAAATTGGTGACGGGGGGATGGCAGAGCGCCGCTTTTAAGGAATTTCGGGACTATGCACCAGAGTTTTTGCAAGAGGAAGATCAGGGCTATGGGTTATTGTTGCGCTTGGTGTTTGATGAACTGGCGATCGACTTGTCGGGTTTATTTGGGCGCGGCGGGTTGAATGGGTATATTGAGCTTATTCCCATGCCTGCGTTGACTTTGCGGTATTTAGTGGAAGAGCTAGACAAGGTTGAGGCGGATGCATGGCGCGATGATACGACTTTGGGCTGGATCTATCAATATTGGAATGATCCTGAACGGGAAAGCATTGATCAAAAGATGAATGATGGCGGTAAGGTGGAGCCGCACGAAATCGCCAGTAAGACGCAGATGTTTACGGAGCGCTATATGGTGGAGTGGCTATTGCAAAATAGCTTGAATAATCAATGGCTGGATATTTGTGGGTTGAATGGTTGGATTGCTGAGGCGGTGAGCGATCGCACCTTAGAAAATCTCGAAGCGCGGCGGCAAGTTTGGCGGCAAAGGCGCGAGGCGGGGGAGGTGGCGCTAGATGAGTTGATGGCTATTGAGAATGAGCAAGAACAGCGTTGGAAGTATTGGGTGAAGCCACCCTCACCCCCAGCCCCTCTCCCATCAAGGGAGAGGGGAGAAAATTCTCTTACTCCCCCTTCTCCCTTAATGGGAGAAGGGGGCAGGGGGGATGAGGGTCTTCCTAACACCAAAGAATATTGGGAAATCCCCCCGCATCTCAAAGCCAAAATGGTCGAAGTGGCTCGACAGTTTCGCAAAGAACCGACTGCTAGTGAAAATTTACTATGGCAAGCTTTGCGTAGTCGCCAAATCGAAGGGCGTAAGTTCAGGAGACAGCAGCCCATCGGTGTATTTGTTGTTGATTTTTATTGCGCTACGGAACGCTTGGTTATTGAAGTTGATGGTTTAATTCATGAGTCTCAACAAGAAAACGATCGCCAACGTCAAGAGCTACTGGAATCTTTAGGTCTTAGATTTGTGCGAGTGAGTAGTCAGCTTATTGAGGAAGATTTAGCCGAAGCTATCAATATTGTTCGTCAAGCGATTGTGAGTCCCTCATCCCCCCTGCCCCCTTCTCCCAGAACGGGAGAAGGGGGGGCAAGAGTAGAAAAGAAAGCAGATTTATCTGTTTCCTCTCTTGCTCCCCTCTCCCTCAATGGGAGAGGGGCTGGGGGTGAGGGTCTTTCCCTCCGCCACCTCAAACTGATCGATCCTGCCTGTGGGTCGGGGCATTTCCTTGTGATCGCTTTTGACTTGCTGTTTGCTTTTTATCAGGAAGAATCGCGGCATCGGGGTAAGGTTTGGACGGATGCGGAAATTGCCAATAGCATTTTAGAAAATAATCTCTATGGGATTGATATTGATGCGCGGGCGGTGCAGATGGCGGCGGCGGCGTTGTGGCTGAAGGCGAAGGGGCTTTGCAAGGATGCTGCGCCGAGGCAGATTAATTTGGTGGCGGCGAATTTGAATTTGGCGAATTTGCCGAAGGATGATCCTGAGTTGTTGAATTTTTATGACGAGGTGCGATCGGCGACGGGGATTCCGCCGAAGTTGACGATGCAGATTGTGGAGGCGCTGAAGGGGGCGGATGTGTGGGGTAGTTTGCTGAAGGTGGATGGGGCGGTGACACAGGCGATCGCTGATTATGAAGCACAGATTAATCAACCTTTGCAGTTGTCGATTTTGCCCTCATCCCCCCTGCCCCCTTCTCCCAAGGAGGGAGAAGGGGGAGAAAGAAGTCTTGCTCCCCTCTCCCGTTCTGAGGCACAAGGGAGAGAAGATTTATCTTCTCTTTCTCTTGCTCCCCTCTCCCGTTCTGGGAGAGGGGCTGGGGGTGAGGGCAAATTTAATGCTACTCAAGCTCAGTCAAGTATTTTGGAGGCGTTGGAGAGGTTTTTGCAGCAAAGGTCGCAGAGTGATGATCTGGGGGTGCGGTTGTGGGGTGAGCAGTTGGCGGCGGGGGTGAGGTTTGTGCGGATGGTGCGGGAGGGTCAGTATGATCTGGTGATTGGCAATCCGCCGTATCAGGGGACAAGTAAGATGGCGGATGCTGGTCATTTGTCGAAGCATTACCCCAAGGGGAAGGCGGATCTCTATGCGGCGTTTTTGCAGCGTGGTTTGGAGTTGGCGAAGGATGGTGGGTTTTCGGCGTTGCTGACGATGCGAAATTGGATGTTTATCAGTCAGTATTCGGCGATTCGGGAGTTTTTGATTGAGAGTTATGATTTGCGATTGTTAGGAGATTTAGAAACGGGTGCGTTTGAAGGAATTTCTGGTCAAGTTGTATCGGTTTCTATGACAATTTTTCGAAAATCAAAACCTTCTGATCGATTAAGTATTGCAATTCAGCCAAAAACTTCACAAATTAGCGAATCTTCTCAACAAACACCAAATAAACGTGCGGCTTTATTGGCTCAAGTGGGAAGATATGAGTTCAAAACGCAAAATTTTAATGTCATCAAAGAAAAGCCTCTCATTTACTGGTGGGATGATGCCTTTCTCAAACGCTACGCCGAAACTCCGAAAATTGAAGAAGTTTCTCCAGGAAGAGCCGCGCAATCAACAGGAGATAATACAAGATTTGTTAGAAGTCCTTGGGAAAGTGAATTTATACAATTTAGTTTTTGTAAAGATTTATGGAAAGAATATCCTTCAAAAAATACATGGCATCCATTTATTAATGGAGCTTCTGGATTAGCTTGGATTGAGCCTTTAAGATTTTTAGTGAACTGGAAATATAAGGCGTTAGAAATAAAGCTTCTAAAATCTACCCAGACAAATAGAGAGGCTTTTATTTTATCAAGCGAAAAATATTTTTATGGTAAAGGAATTGCTTTTGCAATGATTGGACAATCTTTTCTTTCTAGAATACATAGATATCCGAGTATTTTAGGTAATAAAGGTTCTTCTATATATTCTGATAATCCATCAAGTCTAGTATGTTTGATGAATAGTCAGCTTGGCAAACAAATTTTACAGTCACTAAATCCAGGTGTAGGTTTTGAAGTTGGAGATGTAAATCGTCTTCCGTTATTCCCCATAGAATCCGCAGACGAGATATTTAGAGAACTTGAAAAAGCATTTAGCGAACATGAAGCAGGACGCGAGACATCCGTAGAATTTATTAGCCCCCGTCCTAGCCCTTGGCGCACCGCCCAAACATGGGCGCAAACCGCCGTAGACCGACCCGCAGGCACACCCCTCCCCCCCTACCATCCCGAATACGACCCACCCACCGCCCAAGACTTTATTTCCTACGCCGTGGGGTTAGCATTGGGGCGGTTTGGAAGACCCTCATCCCCCCAGCCCCCTTCTCCCAGAACGGGAGAAGGGGGAGCAAGAGAATTTGCTCCCCTCTCCCTCAATGGGAGAGGGGCTGGGGGTGAGGGTGGTAGCTTAAAATCACCCTCATCCCCCCAGCCCCCTTCTCCCAGAACGGGAGAAGGGGGAGAAGATTTATCTTCTAAATCTCTTGCTCCCCTCTCCCTCAATGGGAGAGGGGCTGGGGGTGAGGGTCTTCCCATCCTCTACCTCTCCGCCTACAGCCAAGATCTCCCCGAAATCGGCGATCGCCTTACCCACCCCGCCGCCGCCCCCATCCATCACGCATGGACAGAACATGGCTCCCAAATCACCAAAAAAACACTCCGCGAATGGTTGCGCCAAGACTACTTCAAAGAAGACCACCTCAAACGCTACGACCAACGCCCGATCTACTTCCCCATCTCATCCACCAAAAAGAACTTTGTCGCCATCATCCCCATACACCAATGGACAGACAACACCCTGCAAACCCTCCTCGCTGACCACCTCCTCCCCGACCAAAACCACCTCATCGGTGAAATCAACGACCTCATGGCAGCGCGTAACCAACCTGACACAAAGGCAATCGCCACCGCCGAAAAACGCTATAGCGAACTATGCAAACTCCAAGAAGAACTGCAAGACTTGATCAACAAAGTCCAAGCGATCGCTGAACGTGGCGCACCACCAACAAAATCTAGCGATCCGCGCCGTGAAGTCGATGCCACCTTCAAAATGGATCTCGATGACGGCGTAATGATCAACAGCGCCGCCCTCTGGACATTGCTCGAACCCCAATGGAACAAACCCAAAACATGGTGGTCAGAACTCAGCACCGCCCAAAACAAAAAAGACTATGACTGGGCGCACCTCGCAGCCCGCTATTTCCCCAGCCGCGTCGATGCCAAATGCCAAAAAGACCCATCCCTAGCCGTTGCCCACAGCGTCTTCTGGAAATATCACCCCGCCAAAGCCTACGAGTGGGAACTGCGTTTGCAAGATGAGATCGCCCCTGATTTTCATATCGCAGAACCAGATTCCCAATCTTTGCGCGATGCGTTTATCAGAGACAATCCTGAGCTAGTTTTAGACTTGCGACAAAAGGAACAAAAACGCAGGGATCGCAAAAAGAACAAAGAAGAAGATCAAATGGCGTTTGAATTGCAGGAAGAATAA
- the brxD gene encoding BREX system ATP-binding protein BrxD codes for MNLNAKDTEHIFEKLRSGVVPERGLEAFAVGIDRSRKEIQRQLELAADGEGVFKFLRGGYGCGKTFMSRLATLEARDRGFATSFIVVSDNDLHFHKFDDVYRKAIQELGTNVCPRGALGDILDRWIARVEDMLIAGGKDEDDPNFDDAVRDRLDEELASMTGGQVPEDMTRVLRTIFTLKQQGNFAEASALISWLSGSENVAASAKKIAGIKGDIGSREALDYLLGILQIVKAAGYKGWAIVIDEAETILRMRQDVRGKSLNGIRQICDAADRFHGLLWIFTGTPDFFDTKRGIAGLTPLHDRIKFETYSGFSSPRQPQLELTPFDAIRLKEVALRLRELFNDGDRIHLERKITLEFIDRLIAEVTKGFKGDVGVVPRQFLRQYVNLLDLVADNPDFDPISALALPADTLNDDELRIKSGLPYYDPEPEENEVYAVVEF; via the coding sequence ATGAATTTGAACGCTAAGGATACCGAACATATTTTTGAAAAACTGCGATCGGGAGTTGTTCCAGAACGGGGGCTAGAAGCCTTTGCTGTCGGCATAGATCGATCGCGGAAGGAAATCCAACGCCAACTCGAACTCGCTGCTGATGGTGAAGGCGTATTTAAATTTTTGCGTGGCGGTTATGGTTGCGGTAAAACCTTTATGTCTCGCCTTGCCACCCTCGAAGCCCGCGATCGCGGTTTTGCCACTAGTTTTATAGTTGTTTCTGATAATGATCTGCACTTCCATAAATTTGATGATGTCTATCGCAAAGCCATACAGGAACTTGGCACAAATGTATGCCCAAGGGGAGCGCTAGGCGACATTCTCGATCGCTGGATTGCGAGAGTTGAAGATATGCTGATCGCAGGGGGGAAAGATGAAGATGATCCTAATTTTGATGATGCGGTGCGCGATCGCCTCGATGAAGAACTTGCCTCGATGACAGGTGGACAAGTTCCTGAAGACATGACACGAGTATTGCGAACCATCTTTACCCTCAAGCAACAGGGAAACTTTGCCGAAGCCAGCGCCCTCATTTCTTGGCTATCAGGCAGTGAAAATGTTGCAGCAAGCGCCAAAAAAATTGCAGGGATTAAAGGCGATATTGGCAGCCGTGAAGCCCTCGACTATTTACTTGGCATTTTGCAGATCGTCAAGGCGGCAGGTTACAAGGGCTGGGCGATCGTCATTGATGAAGCAGAAACGATCTTGCGAATGCGTCAAGACGTGCGCGGTAAATCCTTAAATGGTATTCGTCAAATCTGTGATGCCGCCGATCGCTTTCATGGATTGCTCTGGATTTTTACAGGTACGCCTGACTTTTTTGATACGAAGCGTGGCATTGCGGGACTAACACCGCTTCACGATCGCATCAAGTTTGAAACCTATAGCGGTTTTAGTAGTCCGCGTCAGCCCCAATTGGAACTCACCCCCTTTGATGCCATTCGTTTAAAGGAAGTTGCTCTCAGACTGCGTGAACTTTTTAACGATGGCGATCGCATTCATTTAGAACGGAAAATCACCCTTGAATTTATCGATCGCCTGATTGCAGAAGTAACTAAAGGATTTAAAGGCGATGTGGGGGTAGTGCCGCGTCAGTTTTTACGACAATATGTGAATCTTCTGGATTTAGTTGCCGATAACCCTGACTTCGATCCGATCAGTGCATTAGCTCTGCCCGCAGATACCCTCAATGATGATGAACTTCGTATTAAGTCAGGTCTGCCCTATTACGATCCTGAACCAGAAGAAAATGAAGTTTACGCCGTTGTTGAATTTTAG
- the pglZ gene encoding BREX-6 system phosphatase PglZ, whose product MTNPIADYLEQDIKQSIRRQGIVIWLDAESRYTEFVDRLITRYQTGNFDFPVVGFRGSYLELLLQLENYGNGLDPDRLLIHLPNHNTQTVKQTPLLELYRAGKRYEKALPTLVREAVTGKVAPDAIADFLKTTDLTLAGAETWLDQQLNRHNSSTGDLGDEFRNYLAGLDHQWILDGLLNQDSNLRTKIHSAAELNILIEHFYIHTGMDIAFLQFFLKNDAVDIDHLEFAFVAWLMCVEYTNDLTRSPYLPELQPLRSLPKLLQAQCQNLINHLRDRHPLRYIAIAEEVEAKIKLELEQITPHDLGKIDTFATEDRVMLNASIQALLAQNWQQVIIWGRSRLKEPSLWILHDSQKRRLWFWVLRAAQFGQVITQHHHVLNGVTTLREALDLYTQKAWIVDSYHRGFEQLRLQITTNSNLPQYASMEKVTHFLRQLYRDWADDLARDFAKLCDRVGFLPEEELQQRHIFERHCLPLITTPEKDGASRHPSLGQAEQGDRVALFLVDAFRYEMAMELRNKFNQEEFQTDLIGCYAELPTITAMGMNAIAPVSQDGKIRLPDGKDFSKGIKAGEYTVKDPDSRARAMGDRTFSTSRDRHSLSSLSLQQVAQSTSEALESQAKKAALLVIHSREIDDAGEANVGLVTFTNWIQQLKAAIHNLQKIGIHTCILTADHGFMLLDHTVKEVEYATATRRYVRLDDYRREADCVSVPLRSLNYDGQEGYLLFRNDTAIFKGKSKLSNASFAHGGNSLQERIIPVLTITKRLAVKASIKNRIAKAQPQIPDPIQDLIPDLVPEPNQGLISATSDRWQDNFDDPAIVKVFEHLEKHGAIVETELVQMLGSPRKARSFASKFDEFTAKVPFTVQAENVPSGKRYIKR is encoded by the coding sequence ATGACTAATCCGATCGCTGACTATCTCGAACAAGACATTAAACAAAGCATCCGCCGTCAGGGAATAGTGATTTGGCTAGATGCTGAGAGCCGCTATACCGAATTTGTTGATCGCCTAATCACTCGTTATCAAACAGGGAATTTTGACTTTCCTGTGGTGGGCTTTCGGGGGAGCTATCTGGAATTATTGCTGCAACTAGAAAACTATGGCAATGGACTTGATCCTGATCGGCTATTAATCCATTTACCAAACCACAACACCCAAACAGTTAAGCAAACTCCATTATTAGAACTCTATCGAGCAGGAAAACGCTACGAAAAAGCCCTACCTACCCTTGTGCGTGAAGCAGTTACAGGTAAAGTCGCTCCTGATGCGATCGCAGATTTTCTAAAAACGACCGACCTTACCCTCGCAGGAGCCGAAACTTGGCTAGATCAACAATTAAATCGACATAATTCTTCAACTGGCGACCTTGGTGATGAATTCCGTAATTATTTAGCAGGGTTAGATCATCAATGGATTCTCGATGGTTTGCTCAATCAAGATAGCAATCTCCGCACCAAAATCCATAGTGCAGCCGAGCTAAATATTCTGATCGAACATTTTTATATTCATACAGGAATGGATATCGCCTTTTTACAATTTTTCCTTAAGAATGATGCTGTAGATATAGACCATTTAGAATTTGCCTTTGTCGCTTGGTTGATGTGTGTGGAATATACCAACGACCTCACCCGATCGCCCTATCTGCCCGAATTACAACCCTTGCGATCGCTTCCCAAATTATTACAAGCACAATGTCAAAATCTAATTAACCATCTCCGTGATCGCCATCCCCTGCGTTACATTGCGATCGCTGAAGAAGTCGAAGCCAAAATCAAATTGGAACTCGAACAAATCACGCCCCATGATCTCGGCAAAATTGACACCTTCGCCACCGAAGATCGAGTTATGCTCAATGCCTCTATTCAAGCCCTGCTCGCGCAAAATTGGCAACAGGTGATCATCTGGGGGCGATCGCGACTGAAAGAGCCTTCCCTTTGGATTCTCCACGATTCTCAAAAACGCCGCCTGTGGTTTTGGGTCTTAAGAGCCGCCCAGTTTGGACAGGTAATTACGCAACACCATCATGTCTTAAACGGGGTGACAACTTTACGCGAAGCCCTTGATCTCTATACCCAAAAGGCTTGGATTGTCGATTCTTACCATCGCGGCTTTGAACAACTACGCTTGCAAATAACCACAAATAGTAACCTGCCACAATATGCGTCAATGGAGAAAGTGACACATTTTTTGCGCCAGCTTTATCGTGATTGGGCAGATGATTTGGCGCGAGACTTTGCGAAATTATGCGATCGGGTGGGCTTCTTACCTGAAGAGGAATTACAGCAGCGCCATATTTTTGAGCGTCACTGTTTGCCATTGATTACTACTCCAGAGAAGGATGGCGCTTCGCGCCATCCTTCTCTAGGACAAGCTGAACAAGGAGATCGCGTTGCTCTGTTCCTCGTCGATGCCTTTCGCTATGAAATGGCAATGGAATTAAGAAACAAATTCAATCAAGAGGAGTTCCAGACTGACCTCATCGGCTGCTATGCCGAACTACCTACGATTACGGCAATGGGTATGAATGCGATCGCCCCTGTGTCGCAGGATGGCAAAATCCGCTTACCCGATGGCAAAGACTTTAGTAAAGGCATTAAAGCGGGAGAATATACGGTCAAAGATCCTGATAGTCGGGCGCGGGCAATGGGCGATCGCACTTTTAGTACTAGTCGCGATCGGCATTCGTTATCCAGTCTCTCGCTGCAACAGGTCGCCCAATCAACCAGTGAGGCTTTAGAAAGTCAAGCTAAAAAGGCAGCCTTGCTCGTCATCCATAGCCGCGAAATCGATGATGCAGGTGAAGCAAATGTGGGTCTAGTTACATTTACCAATTGGATTCAACAACTGAAAGCCGCGATCCATAATCTCCAAAAGATTGGGATTCATACCTGTATCCTCACCGCCGATCATGGCTTCATGCTCCTCGACCACACCGTTAAGGAAGTGGAATATGCCACCGCTACTCGCCGCTATGTGCGTCTCGATGATTACCGCCGCGAGGCTGATTGTGTATCTGTACCATTGCGATCGCTCAATTATGATGGTCAAGAAGGTTATCTTCTATTTCGGAATGACACCGCTATTTTTAAGGGGAAATCTAAACTCAGTAATGCTTCCTTTGCTCACGGTGGCAATAGTTTACAGGAGCGTATAATTCCTGTTCTCACAATTACTAAGCGGTTAGCTGTTAAAGCATCCATTAAAAATAGGATCGCTAAAGCACAACCACAAATTCCAGATCCTATTCAAGATCTAATTCCCGATCTAGTTCCTGAACCAAATCAAGGGTTGATAAGTGCGACTAGCGATCGCTGGCAAGACAATTTTGATGATCCTGCGATCGTCAAGGTATTTGAGCATCTAGAAAAACATGGCGCGATCGTGGAAACTGAACTTGTGCAAATGCTCGGTTCACCACGTAAAGCGCGAAGTTTTGCGAGCAAGTTTGATGAATTTACTGCTAAAGTTCCCTTTACTGTCCAAGCTGAAAATGTCCCTTCAGGTAAGCGGTATATTAAGAGATAA
- a CDS encoding DUF433 domain-containing protein, giving the protein MLAIAPQPIPLKLDADGVVRIGGTRVTLDTIISVYQQGATADEIAFRYPSLKLADVYAAIAYYLNHQHEVETYLTQRQQQAKIIQQTNQARFNPQHLRDRIAARQSTQSA; this is encoded by the coding sequence ATGCTTGCGATCGCTCCTCAACCAATACCCCTAAAACTTGATGCTGATGGAGTTGTCCGTATTGGTGGCACTCGTGTCACCCTTGATACGATTATCTCTGTTTATCAACAGGGAGCCACTGCCGATGAAATTGCCTTTCGCTATCCTTCTCTAAAATTAGCCGATGTTTACGCTGCGATCGCTTACTACCTCAACCATCAGCACGAAGTTGAAACTTATCTGACTCAACGCCAGCAGCAAGCGAAAATTATTCAGCAAACAAATCAGGCAAGATTTAACCCTCAACATTTACGCGATCGCATTGCTGCCCGTCAGTCTACACAATCTGCTTAA